In a genomic window of Bubalus bubalis isolate 160015118507 breed Murrah chromosome 17, NDDB_SH_1, whole genome shotgun sequence:
- the ISCU gene encoding iron-sulfur cluster assembly enzyme ISCU, mitochondrial, producing the protein MAAAGSGHLRRAASALLLRTPRLPARELSAPARLYHKKVVDHYENPRNVGSLDKTSKNVGTGLVGAPACGDVMKLQIQVDEKGKIVDARFKTFGCGSAIASSSLATEWVKGKTVEEALTIKNTDIAKELCLPPVKLHCSMLAEDAIKAALADYKLKQEPKTGEAEKK; encoded by the exons ATGGCGGCGGCTGGATCAGGCCATCTGAGGCGGGCGGCGTCGGCCCTGCTGCTCCGCACCCCGCGCCTGCCCGCCCGGGAGCTCTCAGCTCCCGCTCGGCTCTATCACAAGAAG GTTGTTGATCATTATGAAAATCCCCGAAACGTGGGGTCCCTTGACAAGACATCTAAAAATGTTGGGACTGGATTGGTGGGGGCTCCAGCGTGTGGTGATGTCATGAAATTACAG ATTCAGGTGGATGAAAAGGGGAAGATCGTGGACGCCAGGTTTAAAACATTTGGCTGTGGCTCTGCCATCGCCTCCAGCTCGTTGGCCACCGAATGGGTAAAGGGGAAGACG GTGGAGGAAGCCTTGACCATCAAAAACACGGACATCGCCAAGGAGCTGTGCCTCCCGCCTGTGAAACTGCACTGCTCCA TGCTGGCTGAAGATGCCATCAAGGCCGCCCTGGCTGATTACAAACTGAAACAAGAACCCAAAACAGGAGAGGCCGAGAAGAAGTGA